In the genome of Calothrix sp. PCC 6303, the window ATCGAACCCCTTCCCGAAAACTACACTAGTGAGATTCTGAGGTTTTAATCGTGGCAATCGTAGAGACGAGATACATCGCGTCTCTCATTATTTATTTGTATTCAACCAAAAAATAAACAACCATGACAAATCAAGGTGTAATTGGAATTGCCATCATTGGAACAGGATTTGGACAAAAAGTCCACATTCCCGGATTTCAAGCGCACCACCGCACAAAAGTTGTCGCTGTTTATCACCGGGATATTAACAAAGCCAAACAAATCGCCACTGCGAATCAGATTCCCCACAGTTGCGATAATCTAGATGATATTTTAAACTTACCTGAAGTCCAAGCAGTTAGCATTTCTACACCGCCATTTCTCCACTATGAAATTGCAAAACAAGTATTAGCAGCAGGGAAACATTTACTTTTAGAAAAACCTGTCACCTTAAACGTCAAAGAAGCTAAAGAACTTTACCAATTAGCCCAACAAAAAGGTGTAATTGCCACCGTCGATTTTGAATTTCGATATGTACCTGGATGGCAATTATTCTCACAGCTATTATCCCAGGAATATGTCGGCAAAAAACGCCTAATTAAAATTGATTGGTTAGGTGCTTCCCGTGCTGATGCTACTCGTCCTTGGAATTGGTATTCACAGCAATCACAGGGTGGAGGTGTCTTAGGTTCCTTAGGTTCCCATGCATTCGATTACATCAATTGGTTATTTGGTGCAGTTAATAAACTTAGCGCTCATTTTACTACGGCAATTCCCCAAAGACCAGATCCACAAACTGGAGAATTAAAAGTAGTAGATAGTGATGACACCTGCATGTTAATGTTGGAATTAGCCGATGGAACACCCTGCCAAGTTTCAATAAGTGCGGTAGTTCATGCACCACGTCCCCACTCCTTGGAAGTATATGGAGATGCAGGAACTTTAATTTTAGAAAGTGAAAACCAAAAAGATTATATTCACGGTTTCCGAGTTAAAGGAAGCAAAATTGGGCAACCTGTAGCTGAAATTGAAATTCCCCAGCATTTATTATTTCCCAAAAATTACAGCGATGGCAGAATTTCTGCATTCCTGAGAGTTGTAGATCAATGGATACAAGGAATAGATCAAGGTGAAGCGGTAATCCCATCATTAAAAGAAGGTGTTTATTCTCAGCTTTTAATGGATTTAGCTACTGAATCCCACCATAATTTTCGATGGGTTGATGTACCAAACTTAGAAGATTTTATTTTAATCCCCTAATAACTATAACCATAACATTGAGAGATAAAAAATCTCGCGTTGCTAAACTACCCCATGAATTGAAAATCTAGAAACGCAATACATTGCTATTGAAGAGCTAAATATTTAGGCGTTACACAATGCCGTTAATTCATCCCGCATTTATGCAACGCCTAAATTACTAAGGGATTATCGCGTAACGAACCGTAGTTAGTCAAAACTAGGTTCATCGCAATAATTAATTAAAGATACTTTTCTAGGGTATTAGCCAATGTAGTTTTGGGAACTGCACCAACTACCATATCAACCTTTTGCCCGTCTTTAAAAATCATCAAAGTGGGGATACTACGAATACCATACTGGCTAGCAACATTTGGGTTTTCATCTGTATTGATTTTAACTACTTTAATTTGCCCTTCATATTGAGATGCAATTTCATCTACGACAGGAGCTACCATGCGACATGGACCACACCAGGGTGCCCAAAAATCAACTAATACAGGTACTTCACTATCAATGACTTGTTCTTTAAAGCTGGAGTCCGTTACTTGTTCGGCTGCTGACATGGTATGAAACCTTTGGCTATGATGTTTTTGATTTTTGTGAAAATTCTACCACAGTAAAAACCATTGCTTTTGAATCGCGTACATACATTTATATTAAGCTTTAGAATGAATTCAGATTTAACATAAATTATAGTTGATACAAAAACTAATTATTTATTAGTAATTCTTAATAATGACTGTACCAAAATAGATTGTAAACCTCATTCATCATGAAAAGTAGAGTTTTATCATTGCTTAGACGCGTTCGCTCTTAGCGTTCCCGCTAGGATAGTGGCTTGTCGTTCCCCAAAGGGGTTGCCGTTCGCGTAGCGTCTCGAAGAGAAGGCTAGGCTAGCATAAGCCCTTAGGGCTCGCTAGGCCTACTTATGATCTTGAGTTACAAAATACGTTTCTCAAAATAAACAAGCCTTAATTCAAATATACAAGCATTTATCTACATTAATCCGATTCTTTTTCTTATAGGATCTATTTGGGATCTATTTCCTGACCAAACAGCCTATTATCAAACCTGGGAGTAACCCGGTAAATGTCCCCGTCCAGGCTTTAGCTGAAACAGCAAGAAGCCTCACGTTTCACCCGAATACTGTTGGCGAATTAAAAGGGGGTCTAACACATCGGTTCTAACCTGTATTAATTTCCTAGGTTTTTGTCCTTGGAAACTTAGATAGCGGGAACATTTGGGGTGTCTTTGCCTAGTACAGCATGGCGTAAATAAACCAACCATTTAAAATAAGCGAAAAGCCTGTTTTATCGGCTTTATTCCTTAGGTTCCTCTCCGCAGTCACTACAACGGGTGGTAGACGCGAAGAGGCACGCGCTGCTCTGTGCCTACTTACAGAAGCCGCACTTACACAAGTCACTCCGTGCCTACCGCGTCTACTTACTTCTGGCTTCATGTACTAGTGACTGCATAAGGAACCGCCCGAACAGTAGTCCGGGCGGAGTGTGGTGTGAGGAGTGAACGGAAACATACGTCTCCGCCATCTTCATTGTAGGCGAGATATAGGATTTTTCCAGCCATTCATTGATGAGTCTGGAAAAACTTCTCCTCAGAATCATCGTCAAACCGCTGCAACCTACTTGCCCATACCCAATTGTTGAGCCTTTTGGTAAACTTTACCTTCAGTGAGTAGAGAAGGAGCAATTACCACTTCAACTTGTTGCATTTCCTTGATATTTTTTGCTCCTAGGGTACCCATACTGGTTTTTAAGGAACCTAAAAGGTTATGTGTGCCATCATCCAAACCTGCTGGACCTCTGAGAATTTGTTCTACAGTACCTGTAGTACCCACATTAATGCGGGTACCACGAGGCAGAACAGGGCTAGGTGTTGCCATTCCCCAATGGAAACCGCGTCCAGGGGCTTCTGCTGCCCTAGCAAAGGGTGAACCAATCATCACACCATCGGCTCCACAAGCAATACATTTACAAATGTCACCACCTGTGATTAAGCCACCATCGGCAACAATTGGCACA includes:
- a CDS encoding Gfo/Idh/MocA family protein; translation: MTNQGVIGIAIIGTGFGQKVHIPGFQAHHRTKVVAVYHRDINKAKQIATANQIPHSCDNLDDILNLPEVQAVSISTPPFLHYEIAKQVLAAGKHLLLEKPVTLNVKEAKELYQLAQQKGVIATVDFEFRYVPGWQLFSQLLSQEYVGKKRLIKIDWLGASRADATRPWNWYSQQSQGGGVLGSLGSHAFDYINWLFGAVNKLSAHFTTAIPQRPDPQTGELKVVDSDDTCMLMLELADGTPCQVSISAVVHAPRPHSLEVYGDAGTLILESENQKDYIHGFRVKGSKIGQPVAEIEIPQHLLFPKNYSDGRISAFLRVVDQWIQGIDQGEAVIPSLKEGVYSQLLMDLATESHHNFRWVDVPNLEDFILIP